The following coding sequences lie in one Primulina huaijiensis isolate GDHJ02 chromosome 2, ASM1229523v2, whole genome shotgun sequence genomic window:
- the LOC140971377 gene encoding uncharacterized protein isoform X2, which yields MSFTGPSVGSAGRAIRRTFEFGRTYVVRPKGKHQATIVWLHGLGDNGNSWSTLLETLPLPNIKWICPTAPQQPITLFGGFPSTAWFDVNDLSENASDDLECLDASAAYVASLLVNEPPNIKLGVGGFSMGAATSLYAATCFAHGKYGNGNQYSANLSTVVGLSGWLPCAKNLSNKIEGVEGAAGRAASLPILLCHGRGDDVVSHKFGEKSSEKLSSSGFQNVIFKSYPGLGHYTIPEEMDEVCAWLTSKLELEGQ from the exons ATGAGTTTTACTGGCCCTTCCGTTGGTTCTG CTGGTAGAGCTATTAGGAGAACATTTGAGTTTGGACGAACATATGTAGTGAGACCGAAAGGCAAACACCAGGCTACTATTGTTTGGCTTCATGGCCTTGGAGACAATGGGAATAG CTGGTCCACTCTCTTGGAGACCCTTCCGCTTCCAAAT ATAAAATGGATCTGCCCGACTGCTCCTCAACAGCCAATAACTTTATTTGGTGGTTTCCCTTCAACTGCTT GGTTTGACGTAAATGATCTTTCGGAAAATGCTAGTGATGATTTAGAGTGTTTGGATGCTTCAGCTGCATATGTTGCAAGCTTATTGGTTAATGAGCCCCCTAACA TCAAGCTGGGTGTTGGAGGCTTCAGCATGGGTGCGGCTACCTCTCTCTACGCTGCAACTTGCTTTGCTCATGGAAAATATGGGAATGGCAACCAGTACTCAGCGAATTTGAGCACAGTTGTCGGATTAAGTGGCTGGCTTCCCTGTGCTAA GAATCTGAGTAATAAAATTGAAGGTGTGGAAGGGGCTGCAGGGCGTGCTGCGTCATTGCCTATTTTGCTTTGTCATGGTAGAG GAGACGATGTAGTTTCTCATAAATTTGGTGAGAAGTCTTCAGAGAAGTTGTCTTCTTCTGGATTTcaaaatgttatatttaaatcataTCCTGG GCTTGGTCACTACACCATCCCGGAGGAAATGGATGAAGTTTGCGCATGGCTAACTTCAAAACTCGAACTGGAGGGACAATAA
- the LOC140971377 gene encoding uncharacterized protein isoform X1 produces the protein MSFTGPSVGSAAAGRAIRRTFEFGRTYVVRPKGKHQATIVWLHGLGDNGNSWSTLLETLPLPNIKWICPTAPQQPITLFGGFPSTAWFDVNDLSENASDDLECLDASAAYVASLLVNEPPNIKLGVGGFSMGAATSLYAATCFAHGKYGNGNQYSANLSTVVGLSGWLPCAKNLSNKIEGVEGAAGRAASLPILLCHGRGDDVVSHKFGEKSSEKLSSSGFQNVIFKSYPGLGHYTIPEEMDEVCAWLTSKLELEGQ, from the exons ATGAGTTTTACTGGCCCTTCCGTTGGTTCTG CTGCAGCTGGTAGAGCTATTAGGAGAACATTTGAGTTTGGACGAACATATGTAGTGAGACCGAAAGGCAAACACCAGGCTACTATTGTTTGGCTTCATGGCCTTGGAGACAATGGGAATAG CTGGTCCACTCTCTTGGAGACCCTTCCGCTTCCAAAT ATAAAATGGATCTGCCCGACTGCTCCTCAACAGCCAATAACTTTATTTGGTGGTTTCCCTTCAACTGCTT GGTTTGACGTAAATGATCTTTCGGAAAATGCTAGTGATGATTTAGAGTGTTTGGATGCTTCAGCTGCATATGTTGCAAGCTTATTGGTTAATGAGCCCCCTAACA TCAAGCTGGGTGTTGGAGGCTTCAGCATGGGTGCGGCTACCTCTCTCTACGCTGCAACTTGCTTTGCTCATGGAAAATATGGGAATGGCAACCAGTACTCAGCGAATTTGAGCACAGTTGTCGGATTAAGTGGCTGGCTTCCCTGTGCTAA GAATCTGAGTAATAAAATTGAAGGTGTGGAAGGGGCTGCAGGGCGTGCTGCGTCATTGCCTATTTTGCTTTGTCATGGTAGAG GAGACGATGTAGTTTCTCATAAATTTGGTGAGAAGTCTTCAGAGAAGTTGTCTTCTTCTGGATTTcaaaatgttatatttaaatcataTCCTGG GCTTGGTCACTACACCATCCCGGAGGAAATGGATGAAGTTTGCGCATGGCTAACTTCAAAACTCGAACTGGAGGGACAATAA